The following coding sequences are from one Triticum aestivum cultivar Chinese Spring chromosome 5A, IWGSC CS RefSeq v2.1, whole genome shotgun sequence window:
- the LOC123107613 gene encoding auxin-responsive protein SAUR36: MHYPDPSLPSTINPWPAQHKLHLICKQHHTLQHTFRLSEPARNTSDSTMIHPKKLAQLAKKCQRMLAAGTDARHRQHASDMVDDDRCSTASSVVADEGHCMVYSTDGTRFEVPLAYLGTTVFAELLRMSEEEFGFASGSDGGRITLPCDTTVMEYVLCLIRREASEEVERAFLSSIAEHCHNYSASCVAPSMGLSHQFALCT; encoded by the coding sequence ATGCACTACCCTGATCCCTCTCTTCCTTCTACTATAAATCCATGGCCTGCTCAGCACAAACTTCATCTCATCTGTAAACAACATCACACTCTACAACACACTTTCAGACTTTCGGAGCCAGCCAGGAACACATCAGACTCTACCATGATCCATCCAAAGAAGCTTGCTCAGCTGGCCAAGAAGTGCCAGCGGATGTTGGCAGCCGGGACCGATGCTCGCCACCGGCAGCATGCCTCAGACATGGTCGACGATGATCGCTGCAGCACAGCGTCATCTGTGGTTGCCGATGAGGGCCATTGCATGGTGTACAGCACCGACGGAACACGGTTTGAGGTCCCTCTGGCGTACCTCGGGACAACGGTCTTCGCTGAGCTCCTGAGGATGTCTGAGGAGGAGTTTGGGTTCGCAAGCGGCAGCGATGGAGGCAGGATCACGCTGCCCTGTGACACCACGGTGATGGAGTACGTCTTGTGCCTTATCAGGAGAGAGGCCTCTGAGGAGGTTGAGAGGGCATTCTTGAGCTCTATTGCTGAGCATTGCCACAACTACAGTGCTAGTTGTGTGGCGCCATCGATGGGACTCAGCCATCAATTTGCTCTTTGTACTTAG
- the LOC123104678 gene encoding auxin-responsive protein SAUR36-like: MIHPKKLAQLAKKFKRIAAGAGARRWQHASNTADDECCSTTSSMVADEGHCIVYAADGERFEVPLAYLGTTVFAELLRMSEEEFGFASGSDGGRIMMPCDATVMEYVLCLVRREASEEVERAFLSSIASCVAPSMGLNHQFALCT, translated from the coding sequence ATGATCCATCCAAAGAAGCTTGCTCAGCTGGCCAAGAAGTTCAAGCGGATAGCTGCCGGAGCCGGTGCCCGCCGCTGGCAGCATGCCTCAAACACCGCCGACGACGAATGCTGCAGCACAACGTCGTCTATGGTTGCTGATGAGGGCCACTGCATAGTGTACGCCGCCGACGGAGAACGGTTCGAGGTCCCTTTGGCGTACCTTGGGACGACGGTCTTCGCTGAGCTCCTGAGGATGTCCGAGGAGGAGTTTGGCTTCGCCAGCGGCAGCGATGGAGGCAGGATCATGATGCCCTGCGATGCCACGGTGATGGAGTACGTCTTGTGCCTTGTCAGGAGAGAGGCCTCTGAGGAGGTTGAGAGGGCCTTCTTGAGCTCTATTGCTAGTTGTGTGGCGCCATCGATGGGACTCAACCATCAGTTTGCTCTTTGTACTTAG
- the LOC123104676 gene encoding auxin-responsive protein SAUR36-like, with protein sequence MIHPKKLAQLAKKCQRMLVARAGARRRHHASDTADDECCITTSSVVADEGHCVVYAADGARFEVPLVYLGTTVFAELLRMSEEEFGFASGSDGGRITLPCDATVMEYVLCLVRREASEEVERAFLSSIAEHGHNYSASCVAPSMGLVLSHQFALCA encoded by the coding sequence ATGATCCATCCAAAGAAACTTGCTCAGCTGGCCAAGAAGTGTCAGCGGATGTTGGTTGCCAGAGCCGGGGCCCGCCGCCGGCATCATGCCTCGGACACAGCCGACGATGAATGCTGCATCACAACGTCGTCTGTGGTTGCCGATGAGGGCCACTGCGTGGTGTATGCCGCCGACGGAGCACGGTTTGAGGTCCCTCTGGTGTACCTTGGGACGACGGTCTTCGCCGAGCTCCTGAGGATGTCCGAAGAGGAGTTTGGCTTTGCAAGCGGTAGCGATGGAGGCAGGATCACGCTGCCCTGCGATGCCACGGTGATGGAGTACGTCTTGTGCCTGGTCAGGAGAGAGGCCTCTGAGGAGGTCGAGAGGGCGTTCTTGAGCTCCATTGCTGAGCATGGCCACAACTACAGTGCTAGCTGTGTGGCGCCATCGATGGGACTAGTACTCAGCCATCAATTTGCTCTCTGTGCTTAG
- the LOC123104679 gene encoding auxin-responsive protein SAUR36-like — protein sequence MAGAKRFAQLAKRLTVTAKEDQGCCTSAPAKGRCVMYTADGRRFEVPLLYLGTTVFGDLLRMSQEEFGFASDGKITLPCNAAVMEYIMCLLRRNASAEVEKAVLSSMVTPCHYTGSVMPTVGGI from the coding sequence ATGGCCGGCGCCAAGAGATTTGCTCAGTTGGCCAAGAGGCTCACCGTGACGGCCAAGGAAGACCAAGGATGCTGCACCTCTGCACCGGCTAAGGGCCGTTGCGTCATGTACACGGCCGACGGGAGGCGCTTCGAGGTCCCGCTGCTGTACCTCGGCACAACGGTCTTTGGTGACCTCCTGAGGATGTCCCAGGAGGAGTTTGGCTTCGCGAGTGATGGCAAGATCACGCTGCCCTGTAATGCCGCGGTGATGGAGTACATCATGTGCTTGCTGAGGAGGAATGCCTCTGCCGAGGTCGAGAAGGCGGTGCTGAGCTCTATGGTGACACCTTGCCACTACACTGGCTCTGTGATGCCTACCGTTGGAGGCATCTAA
- the LOC123104680 gene encoding T-complex protein 1 subunit beta codes for MERVLKDDAIQEKGERARMASFVGAMAIADLVKTTLGPKGMDKILQSTGRGRSVTVTNDGATILKSLHIDNPAAKVLVDISKVQDDEVGDGTTSVVVLAGELLREAEKLVNMKIHPMTIIAGYRMAAECARNALLKKTMDNKDNTDKFRSDLMNIAMTTLSSKILSQDKEYFAELAVDAVLRLKGSTNLESIQILKKPGGSLKDSFLDEGFILDKKIGLGQPKRIENANILVANTAMDTDKVKIYGARVRVDSMSKVADIEAAEKQKMREKVEKIIGHGINCFVNRQLIYNFPEELFADAGILAVEHADFEGIERLALVTGGDIASTFDNPESVKLGHCKLIEEIMIGEDRLIHFSGVAMGQACTIVLRGASEHVLDEAERSLHDALCVLSQTVNDTRVIFGGGWPEMVMSKEVDELARRTPGKKSHAIDAFSRALQAIPTIIADNAGLDSAELISQLRAEHHKENSTVGIDVISGGLGDMQKRGICEAFKVKQAIVLSATEAAEMILRVDEIITCAPRRREDRM; via the exons ATGGAGAGGGTGCTCAAGGATGACGCCATACAGGAGAAGGGCGAGCGCGCCCGGATG GCATCTTTCGTTGGTGCCATGGCGATCGCGGACTTGGTCAAGACCACACTCGGGCCAAAAGGAATG GACAAGATCCTTCAGTCGACTGGCCGAGGGCGGAGTGTCACTGTTACGAATGATGGGGCTACCATTTTGAAGTCCCTCCATATCGACAACCCTGCTGCCAAGGTCCTTGTTG ACATCTCCAAAGTTCAAGATGATGAAGTTGGTGATGGAACAACTTCTGTTGTTGTTTTGGCTGGAGAACTTTTGAGGGAGGCTGAGAAGTTGGTTAACATGAAGATTCACCCGATGACTATTATTGCAG GTTACAGAATGGCTGCTGAGTGCGCCAGAAATGCTTTGTTGAAGAAGACCATGGACAACAAAGATAATACAG ACAAGTTCAGATCAGATCTCATGAACATCGCCATGACTACACTTAGTTCGAAAATTCTCTCCCAGGACAAGGAGTATTTTGCTGAACTTGCAGTTGATGCTGTCCTCAGGCTTAAG GGTAGCACCAACTTGGAATCAATTCAAATTCTGAAGAAACCTGGAGGATCTCTTAAGGATTCCTTTTTGGATGAAGG GTTCATCCTTGATAAGAAGATTGGCCTGGGTCAACCAAAGCGAATTGAGAATGCTAATATTTTGGTTGCGAACACCGCTATGGATACAGATAAAGTTAAGATTTATGGGGCACGTGTCCGGGTGGATTCGATGTCTAAGGTTGCAGATATTGAAGCTGCTGAAAAGCAGAAAATGAGAGAGAAAGTTGAGAAAATCATTGGTCACGGGATCAACTGCTTTGTCAACAGGCAGCTAATCTACAACTTTCCTGAAGAACTTTTTGCTGATGCTGGTATCCTTGCAGTTGAGCATGCTGACTTTGAGGGTATCGAGCGGTTAGCTCTTGTCACGGGTGGTGATATTGCATCTACTTTTGACAACCCAGAGTCTGTTAAGCTTGGGCACTGCAAGCTCATCGAAGAGATTATGATTGGGGAGGACAGGCTGATTCATTTCTCCGGGGTTGCGATGGGGCAAGCTTGCACCATTGTCCTGAGAGGAGCAAG TGAGCATGTGCTTGATGAGGCTGAGAGGTCCTTGCACGATGCCTTGTGTGTGCTCTCCCAGACAGTAAATGACACGCGTGTCATATTTGGCGGTGGATGGCCTGAGATGGTGATGTCCAAAGAGGTGGATGAACTTGCAAGGAGGACCCCTGGGAAGAAATCTCATGCGATTGATGCTTTTTCGCGCGCCCTGCAAGCCATCCCAACAATCATAGCCGACAATGCTGGTCTGGATAGTGCCGAGCTGATCTCTCAGCTCCGAGCTGAGCACCACAAGGAGAACAGCACTGTTGGAATCGACGTCATCAGTGGCGGG CTGGGAGACATGCAGAAGCGTGGCATCTGCGAGGCGTTCAAGGTGAAGCAGGCCATCGTCCTGTCGGCGACCGAGGCTGCGGAGATGATCCTGAGGGTCGACGAGATCATAACCTGCGCCCCACGCAGGAGGGAGGACAGGATGTGA